From one Mytilus edulis chromosome 1, xbMytEdul2.2, whole genome shotgun sequence genomic stretch:
- the LOC139486298 gene encoding uveal autoantigen with coiled-coil domains and ankyrin repeats-like translates to MKMELVLQHRGKTCQYSGIALKDFYMPVVNNIESDFQIEPAIWFKSLIIKTIQIDCDLRNVFWERKSQLGGSSSPGGSGSPRVVFEDDRLEECELFNAVIDLIHKRDKKNCSVDDVSREILRILHLHVLPLVLLKDEDLTCLKDALDDVEHRITYMNNLTIDKDKQLMESEKNLREYRENLLRTENFESYSNVKHCTDKFLMELLDDVNREIRILTDRLITFQSCVDMTRNSVANESKLHLKEWRKKRDEVNSSILKLQCIRESIKNVTTRTKKRKKVKILHNEKHDTYVTLKENLRADKSAMQSMFEGKVKITSVREAIIQACNDLKASGESTGYDVPKCGERLSTDILGNSPKPKKWLTLNERIQQILSDKSTESAQTYTTFCASTVKKIRNFLSQKALIDRKRCENVPFFMEMIDFSLPSQQMEKQKATGNPYENVSTELNAESPEKGFTNMIKEEVMQHIYDQCQSLVQLLSKQKSFNKKANCTTINLNNVWVFYELQLYQHLIEPLSDLFENIYKNEAKEMASFVTSTALKDIGVQEQWLLDDEEDREHHIESVCMRNSSNKCFEKNVAIVALRNGRTLTLSELCESDEELNDFFGSPTVGCDSYLSPDLHQKDFKCTKACGQQAFKYVCNELEHMTRSKSIMGKLKSITKANRMVSECASSLKSKGCELSDDNALSADDMLASTTCALTKVDTKVFEKLYAHVHLVNDFIPPFMMGSLQDWSLTNFFCAFQNISCNLESTRSQN, encoded by the coding sequence ATGAAGATGGAACTTGTACTACAACACCGCGGTAAAACGTGTCAATATTCCGGCATCGCTTTAAAGGATTTTTATATGCCAGTGGTGAACAACATCGAATCAGACTTCCAAATCGAACCAGCCATTTGGTTTAAAAGCCTGATTATAAAAACTATTCAGATAGACTGTGATTTGAGAAATGTGTTTTGGGAACGGAAAAGTCAACTAGGTGGTTCTAGTTCCCCTGGTGGTTCTGGTTCCCCTAGAGTGGTCTTTGAAGATGACCGTTTAGAAGAATGCGAACTGTTTAATGCTGTTATCGATCTTATTCACAAACGTGATAAAAAGAATTGCAGTGTAGACGACGTGTCCAGGGAAATATTACGCATATTACATTTACATGTTCTACCTCTCGTCCTTCTCAAAGACGAAGACCTAACTTGTCTAAAGGATGCCCTAGACGACGTGGAACATAGAATCACATATATGAACAATTTAACAATTGATAAAGATAAACAATTAATGGAATCAGAAAAAAACCTTCGGGAGTATAGAGAAAATTTGTTGCGAACTGAAAATTTTGAAAGTTATAGTAATGTTAAGCATTGCACTGACAAATTCTTAATGGAACTTCTTGATGATGTTAACCGAGAAATCAGAATATTGACAGATCGTCTGATAACATTCCAAAGTTGTGTCGACATGACCCGCAATAGTGTCGCAAACGAAAGTAAGTTACATTTGAAAGAATGGAGGAAGAAAAGAGATGAAGTAAATTCGTCGATTCTTAAACTACAATGCATCCGTGAATCTATCAAGAACGTAACAACAAGAacaaaaaagaggaaaaaagttaagattttacATAACGAAAAACATGACACTTATGTAACACTGAAAGAAAATTTGCGTGCCGACAAGTCAGCTATGCAAAGCATGTTTGAAGGAAAAGTGAAAATCACTTCCGTACGTGAAGCCATAATCCAAGCGTGTAATGATCTGAAGGCCTCCGGTGAAAGTACAGGCTATGATGTACCTAAATGTGGGGAGCGCTTGTCAACCGATATCCTTGGAAATAGCCCAAAACCAAAGAAATGGTTAACTTTGAATGAAAGGATTCAACAAATCTTAAGTGACAAATCAACCGAATCTGCACAAACATACACTACTTTCTGTGCATCAACAgtgaagaaaataagaaattttctGAGTCAAAAAGCACTAATTGACAGGAAACGATGCGAAAATGTCCCATTTTTTATGGAAATGATTGATTTTTCACTTCCGTCTCAACAAATGGAAAAGCAAAAAGCAACGGGTAATCCTTACGAAAATGTGAGTACAGAACTAAACGCAGAGTCACCTGAAAAGGGGTTTACAAATATGATAAAAGAAGAAGTAATGCAACATATTTATGACCAATGTCAGTCATTAGTTCAATTGTTATCTAAACAGAAATCCTTCAACAAGAAAGCCAACTGCACCACAATCAACCTCAACAATGTATGGGTATTTTACGAACTACAACTTTATCAACATTTGATTGAACCATTATCCGATCTCTTTGAAAACATCTATAAAAATGAAGCAAAAGAAATGGCTTCTTTTGTAACCTCGACAGCTTTGAAAGATATCGGTGTGCAAGAACAATGGCTTCTAGATGATGAAGAAGATCGCGAGCATCATATTGAATCCGTCTGTATGCGAAACTCATCAAATAAATGCTTTGAGAAAAACGTTGCCATAGTTGCATTACGAAATGGGCGTACCCTAACGCTTAGTGAGTTATGCGAAAGTGACGAGGAGTTAAACGATTTTTTCGGAAGTCCTACGGTAGGTTGTGACTCCTACTTGTCACCTGACTTACATCAAAAAGATTTTAAATGCACAAAAGCATGTGGACAACAAGCTTTTAAATATGTGTGTAATGAACTTGAACACATGACTCGATCAAAGAGCATTATGGGAAAGTTAAAAAGTATAACGAAAGCCAATCGAATGGTTAGTGAATGCGCATCTTCTTTGAAGTCAAAAGGTTGTGAATTAAGTGATGACAATGCATTAAGTGCTGACGATATGCTTGCAAGTACAACATGTGCTTTGACAAAAGTAGATACTAAAGTTTTTGAGAAACTGTATGCGCATGTACATTTGGTAAATGATTTCATTCCACCATTTATGATGGGAAGTCTTCAAGACTGGTCTTTAACAAATTTCTTCTGTGCATTTCAAAACATATCTTGTAATCTTGAATCCACACGATCACAAAATTAA